A stretch of the Chitiniphilus purpureus genome encodes the following:
- a CDS encoding gluconokinase: MGTTRAAAPTCIVMGVSGSGKSTLGEALATALGARFIDGDDLHPRANVLKMAAGQPLDDTDRAPWLARINDVVFSLARQGRRGVIACSALKRVYRDCIRRDNPRVLFIHLEVTPAQLAARLAARHDHFMDARLLQTQFDALELPGADETDVLRIEADPPPEAVLARVLAAVRGYPGG, from the coding sequence ATGGGTACGACCCGGGCCGCTGCACCCACCTGCATCGTGATGGGGGTTTCCGGCAGCGGCAAGAGCACGCTGGGCGAAGCATTGGCCACCGCGCTCGGTGCGCGCTTCATCGATGGGGACGACCTGCATCCGCGTGCCAATGTGCTGAAGATGGCGGCAGGACAGCCACTGGACGATACCGACCGTGCCCCGTGGCTTGCGCGGATCAACGACGTGGTGTTCAGTCTGGCGCGTCAGGGCCGGCGCGGCGTGATTGCCTGTTCGGCGCTCAAGCGCGTCTACCGCGACTGCATCCGGCGGGACAATCCGCGTGTACTGTTCATCCATCTGGAAGTCACGCCGGCACAACTGGCGGCCCGGCTCGCTGCACGGCACGACCACTTCATGGATGCACGCCTGCTGCAAACCCAGTTCGATGCGCTGGAGCTGCCAGGTGCCGACGAGACCGACGTGCTGCGGATCGAAGCCGATCCTCCGCCCGAAGCCGTGCTGGCCCGTGTGCTTGCCGCTGTGCGCGGCTATCCGGGTGGCTGA
- a CDS encoding L-lactate MFS transporter translates to MKVKNRWLIAASGVGIHISIGSVYAWSVFSKPLMAQMGWSLKEVGFAFGLAIFMLGMSAAVMGHVVEKRGPRFSGTLSAIFWSVGLLGSGVAIELGNLWLLYLCYGVIGGIGLGTGYVTPVSTLMKWFPDRRGLATGLAIMGFGFASFLGAPLMAELIQSVGIANTFFALGTLYALVMLASARYLAPPPADWRPAGFDAAVAGGRKRPQMDLMPMTANEAVKTKPFYGLWLMMFINITCGIAVISVASPMAQEVTGMGALAAGAVVGMIGLFNGAGRLAWASFSDVLGRPNTYIAFFLIEVLAFYLLPSLNEVLMFQVVLYLIMTCYGGGFSTLPAYIGDLFGTKQVSAIHGYVLTAWAMAGLVGSSFASFLREATGSYAAMTTVFAAIFLVALAVSVAMKLFVQRELARRTPVPGTVMAKDAA, encoded by the coding sequence ATGAAGGTCAAGAACCGGTGGTTGATTGCCGCATCGGGCGTGGGGATCCACATCTCGATCGGTTCAGTCTACGCATGGAGTGTGTTTTCCAAGCCGTTGATGGCGCAGATGGGCTGGAGCCTCAAGGAGGTGGGTTTCGCCTTCGGGCTGGCCATCTTCATGCTCGGCATGTCCGCTGCGGTGATGGGCCATGTGGTCGAGAAGCGCGGCCCACGCTTTTCCGGCACCCTTTCGGCGATCTTCTGGTCGGTGGGGCTGCTCGGATCGGGCGTTGCGATCGAGCTGGGCAATCTGTGGCTGCTCTATCTGTGCTACGGCGTGATCGGCGGCATCGGCCTCGGTACCGGCTATGTGACGCCGGTCTCCACGCTGATGAAATGGTTTCCCGACCGGCGCGGCCTTGCCACCGGGCTTGCCATCATGGGTTTTGGCTTCGCCTCGTTCCTGGGCGCGCCGCTGATGGCCGAGCTGATCCAGTCGGTGGGCATCGCCAACACCTTTTTCGCACTGGGTACGCTCTATGCGCTGGTGATGCTGGCCTCGGCACGCTATCTGGCACCACCACCGGCCGACTGGCGTCCCGCGGGCTTTGACGCCGCCGTCGCCGGTGGCAGGAAGAGGCCGCAGATGGACCTAATGCCGATGACCGCCAATGAGGCGGTCAAGACCAAGCCGTTCTATGGGCTGTGGTTGATGATGTTCATCAACATCACCTGCGGCATCGCGGTGATCTCGGTGGCCTCGCCGATGGCGCAGGAGGTGACCGGCATGGGGGCGCTGGCCGCCGGCGCGGTGGTCGGCATGATCGGGCTGTTCAACGGTGCCGGCCGCCTGGCGTGGGCATCGTTCTCGGACGTGCTGGGTCGCCCCAATACCTATATCGCGTTCTTCCTGATCGAGGTGCTGGCGTTCTACCTGCTGCCTTCGCTGAACGAAGTGCTGATGTTCCAGGTGGTGCTGTACCTGATCATGACCTGCTACGGCGGCGGTTTCTCCACACTGCCGGCCTACATCGGCGATCTGTTCGGCACCAAGCAGGTCAGCGCCATCCATGGTTATGTGCTGACCGCGTGGGCGATGGCGGGCCTGGTCGGCTCATCGTTCGCCTCGTTCCTGCGCGAAGCCACCGGCAGCTATGCGGCGATGACCACGGTGTTTGCGGCGATCTTCCTGGTGGCGCTGGCGGTATCGGTGGCGATGAAACTCTTTGTGCAGCGTGAACTGGCGCGCCGGACACCGGTGCCCGGGACGGTGATGGCGAAGGACGCCGCCTGA
- the rpsI gene encoding 30S ribosomal protein S9 — MVGKYHYGTGRRKSAIARVFLAKGNGNIVVNGKPLDQYFARETGRMVVRQPLEVTQSLESFDILVNVCGGGETGQAGAVRHGITRALIDFNADLKGALKAAGLVTRDAREVERKKVGLHKARRRKQFSKR, encoded by the coding sequence ATGGTAGGTAAGTATCATTACGGCACCGGCCGCCGCAAAAGCGCAATCGCCCGCGTGTTCCTGGCCAAGGGCAACGGCAACATCGTCGTCAACGGCAAGCCGCTGGATCAGTACTTCGCCCGCGAAACCGGCCGCATGGTCGTCCGCCAGCCGCTGGAAGTGACCCAGAGCCTCGAATCGTTCGACATCCTGGTCAATGTCTGCGGTGGTGGTGAAACCGGCCAGGCCGGCGCCGTGCGTCACGGCATCACCCGCGCGCTGATTGACTTCAATGCCGATCTGAAGGGCGCGCTCAAGGCCGCCGGCCTCGTGACCCGCGATGCGCGTGAAGTCGAGCGTAAGAAGGTCGGTCTGCACAAGGCCCGTCGCCGCAAGCAGTTCTCCAAGCGTTAA
- a CDS encoding LysR family transcriptional regulator, with the protein MQDLNDMLYFAEVVERGGFAAAGRMLGIPKSRLSRRVAELEARLGVRLLQRTTRKLSLTEIGEIYYRHCAAMREQAAAADEAIARVQAEPRGTVRVACPVTLAQTIVGQMLPHFMAAHPLVRVDMLVTNRVVNLVEEGIDVALRVRATLSDSGSLVVKQLGVTATVLAASPAQLQRQGRPTRPEELSQLDTVAMSAPDGRATWKLLGPDGAEFTYQHQPRYIADDLLTLKFAVLAGIGATYLPDYLCLEELQNGQLVPVLPGWAPLPGVVHAVFPSRRGLVPAVRSFLDFLGETMPGHANVYGVSARL; encoded by the coding sequence ATGCAAGACCTGAATGACATGCTGTACTTCGCCGAGGTGGTCGAGCGTGGGGGCTTTGCCGCCGCCGGGCGCATGCTCGGCATCCCGAAATCGCGGTTGTCCAGGCGCGTGGCCGAGCTGGAAGCACGGCTGGGCGTACGGCTGTTGCAACGCACCACGCGCAAATTGTCGCTGACCGAGATCGGCGAGATCTATTACCGCCATTGCGCGGCAATGCGTGAACAGGCCGCCGCCGCCGACGAAGCCATCGCCCGGGTGCAGGCCGAACCGCGCGGCACAGTGCGCGTGGCGTGCCCGGTCACGCTGGCGCAGACCATCGTCGGCCAGATGCTGCCGCATTTCATGGCTGCGCATCCCTTGGTACGGGTGGACATGCTGGTCACCAACCGGGTGGTGAACCTGGTCGAGGAAGGCATCGACGTGGCACTGCGGGTACGCGCCACCCTGTCCGACAGCGGCAGTCTCGTGGTCAAGCAACTGGGCGTGACCGCCACCGTACTGGCGGCAAGCCCGGCGCAATTGCAGCGCCAGGGCCGGCCGACGCGGCCCGAGGAACTGTCGCAGCTCGACACGGTGGCAATGTCCGCGCCGGACGGGCGTGCCACCTGGAAGCTGCTGGGCCCGGACGGCGCGGAGTTCACCTACCAGCATCAACCGCGCTATATCGCCGACGACCTGCTCACGCTCAAATTCGCCGTCCTGGCCGGCATCGGCGCCACCTACCTGCCCGACTACCTGTGCCTGGAGGAGCTGCAGAACGGCCAGCTGGTCCCGGTGCTGCCCGGCTGGGCACCGCTGCCCGGCGTGGTGCACGCAGTCTTCCCGTCGCGGCGCGGGCTGGTGCCGGCCGTGCGCAGCTTTCTGGACTTCCTCGGCGAGACCATGCCTGGGCATGCCAATGTGTATGGGGTGTCGGCGCGGCTGTAG
- a CDS encoding bactofilin family protein gives MFKNKKGSQRIDSLIGHGSTVSGDVQFVGGLRIDGAVVGNVVAQDEKNGTLVVSEKAHINGRVNCSHLILNGQITGPIEVSQYVELQPKARVHGDLTYKTLEMHPGAIVEGRLVPLAGARLVEPSEPLQEV, from the coding sequence ATGTTCAAGAACAAGAAGGGCAGCCAGCGGATCGACAGCCTGATCGGACACGGCAGTACCGTGAGCGGCGATGTACAGTTTGTCGGTGGACTGCGCATCGACGGTGCAGTGGTCGGCAACGTGGTGGCACAGGACGAAAAGAACGGCACGCTGGTGGTGTCGGAAAAGGCCCATATCAATGGTCGGGTCAATTGCAGCCACCTTATCCTGAATGGTCAGATCACAGGACCGATCGAGGTCAGCCAATACGTCGAGCTGCAACCCAAGGCCCGGGTGCACGGCGATCTGACCTACAAGACGCTCGAAATGCATCCCGGGGCCATCGTCGAGGGACGCCTCGTACCGCTTGCCGGGGCCAGGCTGGTCGAGCCATCCGAGCCGCTGCAGGAAGTGTGA
- a CDS encoding peptidylprolyl isomerase, which yields MTTHVKLTTSLGEIELELDEAKAPKTVANFVQYVNDGHYDGTVFHRVINGFMVQGGGFEPGLKQKPARDPIENEAANGLKNEAYTVAMARTPDPHSASAQFFINVANNDFLNFQMPTPQGFGYAVFGKVVKGREVVDAIKGVKTGSRGFHQDVPVEDVLIEKAEVQQ from the coding sequence ATGACAACCCATGTGAAACTGACCACCAGCCTCGGCGAGATCGAGCTGGAGCTGGATGAGGCCAAGGCCCCCAAGACCGTGGCCAACTTTGTGCAGTACGTGAACGACGGCCACTACGACGGCACGGTGTTCCACCGTGTCATCAACGGCTTCATGGTGCAGGGCGGCGGCTTCGAGCCGGGCCTGAAGCAAAAGCCCGCGCGCGATCCGATCGAGAACGAGGCCGCCAACGGCCTGAAGAACGAAGCCTATACCGTGGCGATGGCACGCACCCCCGACCCGCATTCGGCGTCGGCGCAGTTCTTCATCAACGTGGCCAACAACGACTTCCTCAACTTCCAGATGCCGACGCCGCAAGGCTTCGGCTATGCCGTGTTCGGCAAGGTGGTCAAGGGCCGCGAGGTGGTCGACGCCATCAAGGGTGTCAAGACCGGCAGCCGTGGTTTTCATCAGGACGTGCCGGTCGAGGACGTGCTGATCGAGAAGGCCGAGGTGCAGCAGTAG
- the coq7 gene encoding 2-polyprenyl-3-methyl-6-methoxy-1,4-benzoquinone monooxygenase has translation MPRLPTLDTLICEFDTALRTLAARATSARAHPDAHVEETELDDAQRRHAAGLMRVNHCGEICAQALYQGQALTARDPAMRDALRRAAHEEVEHLAWTERRIHELGGHTSLFNPLWYAGSLAIGVTAGLVGDRWNLGFLAETERQVGAHLAGHLRQLPPQDAKSRAIVEQMHLDETQHAELADQLGAAPLPVPVRTLMGAASKVMTTLAYRF, from the coding sequence ATGCCCAGACTGCCTACGCTCGATACCCTGATCTGCGAATTCGACACCGCCTTGCGCACACTGGCTGCGCGCGCGACCAGCGCCAGGGCGCATCCGGATGCACATGTGGAGGAGACCGAGCTGGACGACGCCCAGCGCCGCCACGCGGCCGGCCTGATGCGCGTCAACCACTGCGGCGAGATCTGCGCCCAGGCGCTCTACCAGGGCCAGGCGCTGACCGCCCGCGATCCCGCCATGCGCGATGCGTTGCGCCGGGCCGCGCACGAGGAAGTCGAGCACCTGGCGTGGACCGAACGGCGCATCCACGAGCTGGGCGGGCACACCAGCCTCTTCAATCCCTTGTGGTATGCCGGCAGCCTTGCCATCGGGGTGACCGCGGGGCTGGTCGGCGATCGCTGGAACCTGGGTTTCCTGGCCGAGACCGAGCGCCAGGTCGGCGCCCATCTGGCGGGCCATCTGCGTCAGCTGCCGCCCCAGGATGCCAAGAGCCGCGCCATCGTCGAGCAGATGCACCTGGACGAGACCCAGCACGCCGAGCTTGCCGACCAGTTGGGCGCGGCCCCGCTGCCGGTGCCGGTCAGGACACTGATGGGTGCTGCCTCCAAGGTGATGACCACGCTCGCCTACCGCTTCTGA
- a CDS encoding peptidylprolyl isomerase, translating into MLFAALIALAGTAFAADPQVELTTNKGKIVLELYPEQAPASVANFLQYVRDKHYDGTQFHRVVRDFVVQGGGYDAKGNQKPTRPPIKNEAKATVEAGLKNDRGMLAMARTGDPHSATSQFYINLKNNDSLNWPSFDGWGYTVFGKVISGMNVVDEIAKVQVMPGDAPAEPVVLHSARELPPAKEEPKAAKPAKTSK; encoded by the coding sequence ATGCTTTTCGCTGCACTTATCGCCCTCGCCGGAACCGCCTTCGCGGCTGATCCGCAAGTCGAGCTGACGACCAACAAGGGCAAGATCGTGCTTGAACTCTATCCCGAGCAAGCCCCCGCCTCGGTCGCCAACTTCCTGCAGTATGTGCGGGACAAGCATTACGACGGCACCCAGTTCCACCGCGTGGTGCGCGACTTCGTGGTCCAGGGTGGCGGCTACGACGCCAAGGGCAACCAGAAGCCCACCCGGCCCCCGATCAAGAACGAAGCCAAGGCCACCGTCGAGGCCGGCCTCAAGAACGACCGCGGCATGCTGGCGATGGCACGCACTGGCGATCCACACTCGGCCACCAGCCAGTTCTACATCAATCTGAAGAACAACGATTCGCTGAACTGGCCCTCGTTCGACGGCTGGGGCTATACCGTATTCGGCAAAGTGATTTCGGGCATGAACGTGGTGGATGAGATTGCCAAGGTGCAGGTGATGCCAGGCGACGCACCGGCGGAGCCTGTGGTGCTGCACAGCGCCCGCGAACTGCCGCCGGCCAAGGAAGAGCCCAAGGCCGCCAAGCCGGCCAAGACCAGCAAATAA
- a CDS encoding MCP four helix bundle domain-containing protein, with the protein MQLTVNQRLIAIIAGAIVALLATGLIGFLGSQRLSETLRHTDQTLIHSLATLSGIERDFLLIRVNALYHLSYDRPERKVPHERIVRRNIESIEKQLQEYAAGLAVTARDRELLQRDRQLFEQYRSALEKVLSASNSANREAAVLLIESEWKPAGERLTLALAEHARYKERLVEQMAHESMQSGQRNSLAVLIATLAGIVLVTAAGLLLKRNLAAL; encoded by the coding sequence ATGCAGCTGACGGTCAATCAGCGCCTGATCGCGATCATTGCGGGCGCCATCGTCGCACTGCTGGCGACCGGCCTGATCGGCTTTCTCGGCTCGCAACGGCTGTCGGAGACGCTGCGCCACACCGACCAGACGCTCATCCACAGTCTTGCCACCCTGTCAGGCATCGAGCGCGATTTCCTGCTGATCCGGGTGAACGCGCTCTATCACCTCTCCTATGACCGTCCCGAGCGCAAGGTGCCGCACGAGCGCATTGTCCGGCGCAACATCGAGTCGATCGAAAAACAGCTGCAGGAATATGCCGCCGGGCTCGCAGTCACAGCCCGCGACCGGGAGCTTCTGCAGCGCGACCGGCAGTTGTTCGAGCAATACCGCAGCGCGCTGGAGAAGGTGCTGTCCGCCTCCAATAGCGCCAACCGTGAAGCGGCCGTGCTGCTGATCGAAAGCGAATGGAAACCGGCTGGCGAACGGCTCACGCTGGCACTGGCCGAACACGCCCGTTACAAGGAACGGCTGGTCGAGCAGATGGCCCATGAATCGATGCAATCCGGGCAGCGCAATTCGCTGGCCGTGCTGATCGCCACCCTGGCGGGCATCGTGCTGGTGACTGCCGCAGGCCTGCTGCTCAAGCGCAACCTCGCCGCGCTCTGA
- the rplM gene encoding 50S ribosomal protein L13, which produces MKTFSAKPHEVKREWFVVDATDKVLGRLAAEIAKRLRGKHKAEYTPHVDTGDYIVVVNADKLRVTGDKATSKKYYRHSGHPGGIYERTFSELQAKFPGRVLETAVKGMLPKGPLGYAMIKKMKVYAGNDHPHAAQQPTTLDI; this is translated from the coding sequence ATGAAAACCTTTTCTGCCAAGCCGCACGAGGTAAAGCGCGAGTGGTTCGTTGTCGATGCCACCGACAAGGTGCTGGGCCGTCTCGCGGCTGAGATCGCCAAGCGTCTGCGTGGTAAGCACAAAGCCGAATACACGCCGCACGTCGATACTGGCGACTACATCGTGGTGGTGAACGCAGACAAGCTGCGCGTGACCGGCGACAAGGCCACTTCGAAGAAGTACTACCGCCACTCGGGCCACCCTGGGGGCATTTACGAGCGCACCTTCAGCGAGCTGCAGGCCAAGTTCCCCGGCCGCGTGCTGGAAACTGCGGTCAAGGGCATGCTGCCGAAGGGTCCGCTCGGCTATGCCATGATCAAGAAGATGAAGGTCTATGCCGGCAATGATCATCCGCATGCCGCGCAGCAGCCGACAACGCTGGACATCTAA
- a CDS encoding UDP-2,3-diacylglucosamine diphosphatase translates to MPRPVLLISDLHLSPADPATAAAFAHFADGPAREAAALYILGDLFEVWIGDDQLREPFYAAVAARLTALGAAGVPVYFMPGNRDFLCGARFAQVARLTLLPDPTVIAPFGTPLLLMHGDTLCTDDAGYQRFRRVVRNRMVQWLWRHLPYGWRNREAGALRARSQAMNRGKASYVMDVNRDAVTHAMQAAGVALLVHGHTHRPARHNETSGTRWVLPDWHEGQGGLLRLTQQDARLLTLAGEPLADPAPLQPPG, encoded by the coding sequence GTGCCCCGTCCGGTCCTCCTGATTTCCGACCTGCACCTCTCACCTGCCGACCCGGCCACGGCGGCGGCCTTCGCGCATTTCGCCGACGGACCGGCCCGCGAGGCGGCGGCGTTGTACATCCTTGGCGATCTCTTTGAGGTATGGATCGGTGACGACCAGTTGCGCGAGCCGTTCTATGCCGCTGTCGCAGCCCGGCTGACCGCGCTGGGCGCAGCAGGCGTGCCGGTCTACTTCATGCCCGGCAACCGGGACTTCCTGTGCGGTGCGCGCTTTGCCCAGGTCGCCAGGCTCACCCTGCTGCCCGATCCGACCGTGATCGCCCCATTCGGCACACCACTGCTGCTGATGCACGGCGACACCCTGTGCACCGACGATGCCGGCTACCAGCGCTTTCGCCGGGTGGTACGCAACCGCATGGTGCAATGGCTGTGGCGGCACCTGCCCTACGGCTGGCGCAACCGCGAGGCGGGTGCGCTGCGTGCCCGGTCGCAGGCAATGAACCGCGGCAAGGCATCCTATGTGATGGATGTGAACCGCGATGCAGTCACACACGCCATGCAGGCAGCCGGCGTCGCCTTGCTGGTGCATGGCCATACCCACCGCCCGGCGCGGCATAACGAAACATCCGGCACGCGCTGGGTGCTGCCGGATTGGCACGAAGGCCAGGGCGGATTGCTGCGCCTGACGCAGCAGGATGCGCGCTTGCTGACACTGGCAGGCGAACCACTCGCCGATCCCGCCCCGCTTCAGCCACCCGGATAG
- a CDS encoding DUF6776 family protein, which yields MPLRKLGRLRRARLSAAPMVLQPALGWRGRLWRWCCMLSVAAGIGGGAAYWGYLRGLESAAADLSSRVTDAQTNRSALDASRIREDTLHQQLRMAESARSALAQALAQAQQEAAQAREALAFFDSLLTSNDRASPARFAACEFEPRTGVRWRYRVLLVQGVDRTAELQGELLISVLLKDGAAQQQRMQASRQPVRMRHYQRIEGEITLPPGARPMQLEARFLAAGDARVVAQCQKKTGGV from the coding sequence ATGCCGCTGCGCAAGCTGGGCCGTCTGCGCCGTGCACGTCTGTCGGCCGCACCGATGGTGCTGCAGCCGGCGCTGGGTTGGCGCGGCAGGTTGTGGCGATGGTGCTGCATGCTCTCGGTTGCCGCCGGAATCGGCGGCGGCGCTGCGTATTGGGGTTACCTGCGTGGCCTGGAGTCGGCTGCGGCAGACTTGTCGTCACGTGTGACCGATGCGCAGACCAACCGCAGTGCGCTCGATGCGAGTCGGATACGCGAGGACACACTGCATCAGCAGCTCAGGATGGCCGAATCGGCGCGCAGCGCCCTTGCACAGGCGCTGGCGCAGGCGCAGCAGGAGGCGGCACAGGCGCGTGAAGCCCTCGCGTTTTTCGACAGTCTGCTTACCAGCAACGATCGCGCAAGCCCCGCACGGTTTGCCGCATGTGAGTTCGAGCCGCGCACAGGCGTGCGCTGGCGTTACCGCGTACTGCTGGTGCAAGGCGTCGATCGCACTGCCGAATTGCAAGGCGAGCTGTTGATCAGCGTGCTGCTCAAGGATGGCGCCGCGCAGCAGCAACGGATGCAAGCATCCAGGCAACCGGTGCGGATGCGGCATTATCAGCGGATCGAAGGCGAGATCACCTTGCCGCCGGGCGCCAGGCCCATGCAACTGGAGGCGAGATTCCTGGCGGCGGGCGATGCCAGGGTAGTTGCGCAATGTCAGAAGAAGACGGGAGGCGTGTGA
- a CDS encoding FMN-dependent NADH-azoreductase gives MKLLHIDSSVLAANSVSRQLTARIVAQWQATHPGTEVQYLDLADQAPAHLSGEILGAQFTAAETHNELQKAELAQTEAYLQQFLAADVVVVGAPMYNFSVPSQLKAWIDRLAQSGRTFKYTAEGPVGLAGGKTVIVASSRGGVYSSQAMSALDHQEAYLTTVFNFFGITDVRFVRAEGVNMGEQKKAEAMADAERNIVALAA, from the coding sequence ATGAAACTGCTGCATATCGATTCCAGCGTGCTTGCCGCCAATTCCGTCTCGCGCCAGCTGACCGCGCGTATCGTCGCCCAGTGGCAGGCCACCCATCCAGGCACCGAGGTGCAATACCTGGACTTGGCCGATCAGGCCCCGGCGCACCTGTCCGGCGAAATCCTGGGCGCGCAGTTCACCGCGGCCGAGACGCACAACGAACTGCAAAAGGCCGAGCTTGCGCAGACCGAAGCGTATCTGCAGCAGTTTCTCGCTGCCGACGTGGTGGTGGTCGGCGCGCCGATGTACAACTTTTCGGTACCGAGCCAGCTCAAGGCGTGGATCGACCGGCTGGCCCAGTCCGGGCGCACCTTCAAATACACCGCCGAGGGGCCGGTCGGCCTTGCCGGCGGCAAGACCGTCATCGTCGCCTCCAGCCGCGGCGGCGTGTACTCGTCGCAGGCCATGTCCGCGCTCGACCATCAGGAAGCGTACCTGACCACGGTATTCAACTTCTTCGGCATCACCGACGTGCGCTTCGTGCGTGCCGAGGGGGTGAACATGGGTGAGCAGAAGAAGGCCGAAGCGATGGCCGACGCCGAGCGCAACATCGTCGCGCTGGCCGCCTGA
- a CDS encoding cytochrome b: MSSVAHPARYHPLSVLLHWGTAGLVLLTLGSALVLARFPPAPSLRAVLLDVHLIAGQLLFLAQLLQLMLFSAFGTPTPDGLDAQQVHVARVLHALLYGTVGFLACSGTLLALAYAAGKPVLGWKVPVLLSGPAVGLLRQVHGMAGLCFVVFCAAHAVFACCMHYLGKRGTLRKMAIEGALVDYLAAPEPVAGYACTDRSDRDGGGMRGPPCS; this comes from the coding sequence ATGAGCTCAGTCGCCCATCCCGCCCGCTACCACCCGCTTTCGGTGCTGCTGCATTGGGGCACAGCGGGCCTGGTGCTGCTGACGCTGGGCAGCGCGCTGGTGCTGGCCCGGTTCCCGCCCGCGCCATCGCTGAGGGCGGTGCTGCTCGATGTCCACCTGATTGCCGGCCAGCTGCTCTTCCTGGCGCAGCTGCTGCAGTTGATGCTGTTTAGTGCCTTTGGTACGCCCACTCCGGACGGGCTGGATGCACAGCAGGTGCATGTTGCACGGGTGCTGCACGCGCTGCTCTACGGCACGGTCGGTTTCCTTGCCTGCAGCGGTACCCTGCTGGCACTGGCCTATGCCGCCGGCAAACCGGTGCTGGGGTGGAAGGTGCCCGTGCTGCTGAGCGGTCCGGCTGTCGGACTCCTGCGTCAGGTGCATGGCATGGCCGGGCTGTGCTTCGTGGTGTTCTGCGCGGCGCACGCGGTGTTCGCCTGCTGCATGCATTACCTGGGCAAGCGGGGCACGCTCAGGAAGATGGCGATCGAAGGTGCGTTGGTCGACTATCTGGCCGCGCCCGAGCCTGTCGCAGGCTATGCCTGCACCGACCGGTCCGACCGGGATGGCGGTGGCATGAGAGGGCCGCCATGCAGCTGA
- a CDS encoding formate/nitrite transporter family protein has product MAQILTPSYLVNYINDAARHKAGLHPPRLLVMSCLGGIYIALGGLLALVVAGGATGLLAANPGLDKLLFGAVFPVGFIAVVLTGADLFTSNCAMQMVPLFRRQIRLEEVARVWCLSYLGNLIGALFAAWGFAYLTGMLDATQPWTPYLQRLAEHKVHQPFLVVFIKGVLANMLVCVAAWQGYSAKDTLGRMVGIWAPVMTFVALGMEHSIANLFFIPAAMLAGLEVTTTEFVLQNLVPATLGNLVGGALLVGLPYAWLYTETEGKVDQPSDIDLP; this is encoded by the coding sequence ATGGCCCAGATCCTGACGCCATCGTATCTCGTCAACTACATCAACGACGCGGCGCGTCACAAGGCGGGGCTGCACCCGCCCCGGTTGCTGGTGATGTCGTGCCTGGGCGGCATCTACATCGCACTGGGCGGTCTGCTGGCGCTGGTGGTGGCGGGCGGGGCCACCGGTCTTCTGGCGGCCAATCCGGGGCTGGACAAGCTGTTGTTCGGCGCGGTGTTCCCGGTGGGATTCATCGCCGTGGTGCTGACCGGCGCCGATCTCTTCACTTCCAACTGTGCCATGCAGATGGTGCCGTTGTTCCGCCGCCAGATCCGCCTTGAGGAAGTGGCGCGGGTCTGGTGCCTGTCCTATCTGGGCAACCTCATCGGGGCGCTGTTCGCGGCCTGGGGGTTTGCCTACCTTACCGGTATGCTCGACGCCACCCAACCCTGGACGCCGTATCTGCAACGGCTGGCAGAGCACAAGGTGCACCAGCCCTTCCTGGTGGTGTTCATCAAGGGCGTGCTTGCCAATATGCTGGTCTGTGTGGCCGCCTGGCAGGGTTATTCGGCGAAGGATACGCTGGGGCGCATGGTCGGGATCTGGGCGCCGGTGATGACCTTTGTGGCGCTGGGCATGGAGCACAGCATTGCCAACCTGTTCTTCATCCCGGCGGCGATGCTGGCCGGGCTGGAGGTGACCACCACCGAATTCGTGCTGCAGAACCTGGTGCCGGCCACGCTTGGCAATCTGGTCGGCGGGGCGCTGCTGGTCGGCCTGCCTTATGCCTGGCTCTACACCGAGACCGAAGGCAAGGTCGATCAACCCAGCGATATCGATCTGCCATGA
- a CDS encoding OsmC family protein: protein MKVRLKWVEEVSFLAQSESGHAVLMDGPPEGGGRNLGPRPMEMVLMGTAGCATYDVIHILKKSRVDVRDCVVSVDAERAPEDPKVFTRIHLHFTVTGRSLKPEQVARAIKLSAEKYCSASIMLGKTAQITHDFEIVEAA from the coding sequence ATGAAGGTTCGCCTCAAGTGGGTGGAGGAAGTGAGCTTCCTTGCGCAGTCCGAATCGGGTCATGCCGTACTGATGGACGGCCCGCCCGAAGGCGGTGGCCGCAATCTGGGGCCGCGGCCGATGGAAATGGTGTTGATGGGTACCGCCGGCTGCGCCACGTACGACGTGATCCATATCCTGAAGAAAAGCCGTGTGGACGTGCGCGATTGCGTGGTCAGCGTGGATGCGGAGCGGGCACCGGAAGATCCCAAGGTATTCACCCGCATCCACCTGCATTTCACTGTCACCGGCCGCAGCCTCAAGCCCGAGCAGGTGGCGCGCGCGATCAAGCTGTCGGCCGAGAAATACTGCTCGGCATCGATCATGCTGGGCAAGACGGCACAGATCACCCACGACTTCGAGATCGTCGAAGCAGCCTGA